From Pseudomonas sp. G2-4:
CGAAGGCCGAAGTGCTGGTTCATGCTGATCCGCTGGAAGTGGTGAGCGGGTCCAAAGCTTGATGGCCTGAACTGCGCTGAATCAGTAAGTCACCTGATACCCACGACTGCTCAAGCAACTACCCTGGGCCTGGCGATAGGTCTGCACCACCTCCGGTGCCGGCGGGTAGGTGTAGCTGCGCGGATCGAAACCACTCTGCTGCACCGCCCAGCGATAGCAATCGTACCCATCCTGGTTGACCTGCTCGGGCGACTGGCCGTTGGCTGGATAAGCCACCACGTCGTAGCTGTTGCCTTGGGGCTGAGGTTGCGGGTTGGCCACCGGCGGCTCGACCACGACGTAATCCTGGGTATTGGCTTCGTAGATGTAATAAGCGCCGGCGGCGAGAAAGAACAACGAGCTGCCGATCCACACTTCCCTGGCGTAATCGGGCAGATAGCGGGTGCGAATGCCCCGTGGCGGCGCGACCACCACATAACGCGGCCCTTGAGGACGATACCAATAGCCGCCGGAATAGAAATAGTCATGACCACGATAAGGCACGCGGTAGTTGCGGTCCGGAAAACGGTCGATCACGTACCCCGGGCGGTATTGCGGCCCCGGGCCCCAGCCATTGCCATGACCGTCCGGCCGACCGGGCCAATGCTGTTCGGGACGGTTGTCACGCCCCGGGCGGGGCCCAGCGTTGGGATAGCCGTCGCTGCGGCGCGGAATATCGCGGTAATACCCTGGTTGCGGTTCCCGGGTCTGGGTCACGCTGTCGGGCCGGCCCTGGATCGGCAGATTGTTGCCAGGTTGCTGCGGCCCACGACCATGGCCGTTGGGGTCTTGAGGCCCACGGTCGGGGCGCTGGCCGCCCTGGTATTGAGGCTGCGGCTTGACCTCGAACTGGCGGCTGTTGTCACCACGAATGATTTCATTGCTCTGCGGCCGGGGCTGGCCGGAATACCCCTGGCCGTTACCGCCTCGCCCGTCCTGGCCGCGACCGCCGTCCGGGCCACCGCGGTTTTGCTGATCGTCGGCCATTCCCTGCGCACTGACACTTGCCCACAACAGACCAACACCTGCCAAACGCCAGATGCGCGACTTCATGTTATTCCTCACAACGGTTCAAGGCCTGACGATAAGACTCGGAAAAGCCCAGGCCGGTTCTGCGACAGGTTATCAGTCACGGGGGTTATTTCGCAGTGCATTTTCCTGGGTCTTGCCGCCACGTTCCCCTAAAGTTCGCGTCAATACTCGCAACCAAGGGCCATAAGCCACCACCCAAAAATTACTGGCAATTACCGTTCGTCGTTTTTTCGAGCCATTTTCTAATACAAGGAGTTTTACCATTTAATATGCCCACCGATTCATCGGGCGACATGGATTCCGGTCCGCCTGAAATGACCGTTGGCATTTGCCGCAGTTGGCCGTTCAAGGGAATGAAGGCATGACCCGCTTTGGTACTACGCACATTTTGGCTTCTTGTGCGCTTTTTACATCCCTGGCTCATGCCGCTCCCCTCCAGACTCCCGGCGACCGCGATCTGATTCGTGATCGCCAGCAGCAATTGCTGCAAGAGCAACAAAAACGCCTCGACGAACTCCAGCAACTGCCCGGCAAGACATTGCCCGCGCCTGAGCCGGCCAAACCCGACGACAGTCGCTGCTTCGACATCAAGACCATCGAACTCGAGGGCGCGCCCCACCTCGACGCTGGCACGCGAGAGCAATTGCTCAGGCCCTACCAGAACCAATGCCTGTCGGTCGTGCAGATCAACACGCTGCTCAAGGCCGTGACCCATCATTACCTTGAACGCGGCTTCGTCACCACGCGCGCTTATCTGCCACAGCAGGATCTGTCGGGCGGAGTGCTGAAAATCGTGGTAGTCGAAGGGCGTCTTGAAGGCTTCGACAGCTCCGCCCTGGCCAGCCCCCGCGAGTTGACGATGACGTTTCCCGGCGAGACTGGCGAGCTGCTGAACCTGCGGGAACTGGAGCAACTGGTGGACCAACTCAGTCGCTTGCCGTCCCGCCAGGCCCAGCTTGAACTGACGCCAGGCGAGCAGGTCGGCGGCAGCCGCATCGGCTTCAAGGGCGAGCGGGAAAAACCCTGGCGCGTCTCGGCGATGCGCAGCAATGACGGCGACCGCAGCACGGGCCAACAACAGATGGGCCTGGGGTTGGACTGGGACAGCCCGCTGGGCCTCGCCGACCAATTGAGCCTGCGCACCAACCAGGACGCCGTCAGCGACCACTGGCGCCACTCCGACAACCAAAGCCTGTACTACAGCGTGCCCTACGGCTGGTGGACGTTCAACTATGCCTACAGCCAGAGTTTCTACCGCGCCCGCAACGACGCCCAAGGCTTTACATTCGGCTATGACGGCACCAGCAAGAACCATGCGCTTCGCGCCGAGCGCGTGCTGCATCGCGACAACATCAGCAAGACCGGCATCAGTTTCGGCCTCAGCCAGCTGCGCACGCGCAACTACATTGATGAAAATTTCATCGACACCTCCAGCGTGACCATCACCGAGACCCAACTGAACGTCAACCATGGCCGGCGCATCGGTTCGGCGTTCATCAACCTGGATGCCGGTTGGCAACAGGGGATTGGGGCGCTGGATGCCCAGCGGGACAGCCCTCATAGCGGACCGCAGTCGCGCTACAACAAATACAGCCTGACCCTGAGCTACTTGCAGCCGTTCCGGCTGTGGGGTGAAAGCTTCAGCTTCGACAGCCTTGCCACAGGGCAGCGCAGCGAAGATGAACTCTACAGTCCGCAACGAATCAGCCTGGGCGGTGTCAGTTCGGTACGAGGCCTGCAAGACCAGACGTTGACCGGGGACAGCGGCGGTTACTGGCGTAACCAGTTGCGCTGGCGTCGGGCAGTGACCTGGGAACCCCTGCTGCCCCTCTTGCAAGAGTACGGCGTGGCGTTCGCCTACGACGTCGGGGTCATCGAGGGCAGGTCCTCGAACCCTGATGAGCGCGGCCGCGTCAGCGGCAATGCCCTGGAGTTCAATGCCAGGGGCAAGAACCTCGCTACTTCCGTGAGCTTTGCCCGCTCACTGGAACGCCCGGGGATTATCGAAAAACGTGAACGCCCGGTGTATTTCCGCGTCGATCTGTTTTTCTGACACCGAATCGCTTTTGTACTTGGAAGACTCGCACATGGACGTCCGTACCCCGCTGTCTCAATGCATTGCCCTGTCGTTGGCCTCTATTGTGCTCCTCAATCCCATTGTCGCCGCGGCGGCGGGCCTTGCAGTGGACGCGGCGGCAGGTGGCAAAACGACCATTGGCGCGGCGGGCAATGGCGTACCGGTGATCAACATCAACGGCACCAATGGCAGCGGGCTGTCCCACAACAAGTTCGTCGACTACAACGTCGGCAAAAATGGCGTGATTCTCAACAACGCGACCGGCAAGACGCAGAACACCCAACTGGGCGGAATCATCGTCGGCAACAGCAACCTCAAGGGCCAGGCCGCGCAAGTCATCCTCAACGAAATCACCAGCGGCAATCGCAGCCAAATGGCCGGCTACACCGAAGTAGCCGGGCAAGCGGCGCGCGTCATCGTCGCCAACCCCAACGGCATTACCTGCAGCGGTTGCGGTTTTATCAATACGCCCCGCGCCACCCTGACCACCGGTAAACCGGTCATGGAAGGCCAGCGTCTGGACCGCTTCCAGGTCGACGGTGGCGACATCAGCATCGAAGGCGCAGGCCTGGACGCCAGCGATGTCGACCAGTTCGACCTGATTACCCGCAGCGCCAAGCTCAACGCCAACATCTATGCAAAAAACCTCAACGTGGTGACCGGCCGCAACGACGTCAACGCCAACACGCTGAGCGCCACCGCCCGCACCGACGACGGTAGCGAAAAACCGGAGCTGGCCATTGATAGCTCGGCCTTGGGCGGCATGTACGCTGGGGCGATTCGGCTGGTAGGCACCGAACAGGGCGTGGGTGTACGCCTGGCTGGCGACATGGCCGCCACCGTAGGAGACATCCAGATCGATGCCGGTGGCAAGGTCAGCATGGCCAACGCCAGCGCCAACCAAGCCATCGCGGTCAGCGGGCAAAGCCTCGACCTCCAGGGCAAGGTCTATGCCGGCACCCAGGTCAAGGTGAACGCCCGGGGTGATGTGACGGTGGGCAAGAGCGTTGCCGCTCGCGACAAAGTCAGCATCACCAGCGCCGGCAAAGTCACCAACAGTGGCATCGTCGAAGCCGGGGTGAACCCGAATAACACTCGCAACCAGAGCGGCGACGTCGTCGTCACCGCCCAGAAACTGAGCAACACCGGCAACGTCATCGCCAGCCGCACCCTTGAAGTGGGTGCCCGTGAGTTGATCGACAATCAGAACGGCATTATCCAGGGCACCAACGTCAGCCTGACCAGCGCTCGCCTGGTCAACCAGGGCACCACGGCACGAGTGCTGGGTACAAGTGCGCTGTCGCTGGTGACTCCGGCCATCGTCAACCTCGGCGGTCTGATCCGTTTCGGCGACGGCCAGTCCACCACCCTGAACCTGGACAGCCTGGACAACACCGACGGCCATCTTGAACTGGCCGGCGGCAGCCTCGAACTCAACGCCAAGCAACTGACCAACCTGCGCGGCTCGGTGATCGCCGATCAATTGCAAGTGACTGCCCAACGCCTGGACAACCAGCGCGGTCTGATCGCTTCCAGCGTCGGCCAATCCATCATCCAGATCAGCGACCAACTCGACAACACCGACGGCGTACTGCAAGCACAGAGCCTGTTGGATATCAGCGCTGACCAGGTGTTGAACCAGGGCGGCAAACTCGTCGCCGATCACCTGAAACTGACCGCCGAGCGTCTGAATAACAGCGCCAATGGCCTGATCAGCGCCGAGTTGGGCAACAACGAATTGACCGTCACCCAAGACCTGAACAACCAGGGTGGTCGGATCCAGGCAACCTCCGCGTTGACGCTCAAGACCGGGAGCACGGACAACACGGGCGGCGTCCTGGTGGCCCAGCAACTGAGCCTTGTCAGCCAAGGGGCCTTGAACAACCAGCAAGGCAAAATCAGCGCCGACCACCTGACCGTTTCCGCCCAGGACGTGGACAACACCGAAGGCCTGCTGCAAGGCACCGGTGTCGCCACCCTGACCGCGCGCGACCTGAACAACCTCAAGGGCAACGTCAACGGCGGCCAGCTCACCGCTGACTTGGGCAGCCTCAGCCAGAACGCTCAAGGTGTCCTCAGCGCCGAAACCGGCAAGCTGACGATGGTCGTGGCCCGGCAACTGAACAACAGTGCCGGCCACCTGCAATCCAAGGCCGGCAACCTCGACATCACCGCGGCCGACTTGAACAATCAACAAGGCGTGGTCGTCGGCAAGCAACTGCTGTTGACTCAAAGCGGCTTGCTGGATAACCGCGGCGGCCGCGTGGTGGGCGATCAGTTGACCCTCGTCGCCGGGCGCATCGATAACAGCACCAACGGTTTGCTGCTGGCCGGTACCGGCGGTGCGCTGCTGACCCTGAAGGATCAAGGCTTGACGCCTGGGCAGTTGCTCAACACTCAGGGGCGCGTGCAGAGCGACGGCCATTTGCAGGTCGACGGTAGCGAGATCGAGAACCACGGCGGCGTGCTGCTGGGCAGCAGCGTCGGGGTCAACACCACCCGTCTGGATAACAGCGCCCAGGGCTCGATGATAGCCACCGGCGGGGCCATCGGGCTGGCGGTTTCGGGCGTATTGAACAATGCCTTGGGCCTGATCGATGGCGGTGATGCGTCGGTGCTTGTGACCCAGGCGACCCGGATCGATAACCAGGGCGGCACGCTCACCGGCAAGCGCCTGGACATCCAAGGCACGGTTGTGGACAACCGCAAGGGCCAATTGTTGTCTGGCGTCGATGGTTTGAAAATAACCGCGACCAGCGTGGACAACAGCGCCGGCCTGATACTGGCGCAGGCGGGTCACGCTGACTTGCAACTCAATCAGGGCGCGCTGGACAACCAGGGCGGAGCCTTGCAAGGCAGCAGCGTCGAAGTCGTCGCCGCCTCTGCGAACAACAACGCACTGGAAGGCAAGGCCGGACTCATCAACGCCCAGGCCGGCGACCTGAAACTGCTGATCGATAACCTGACCAACCAGGCGGGTCGTCTCTATGCCCAAGGCCTGCTGAGCAGCCAGGGCCAGACCCTGGACAACCGCGCTGGCGGTGAGATCAGTGCCAGGACCTTGAGCCTCAACGCGCTCAATACCTATAACCAGACCGGCCTGATCGAATCCGGCGGCAACCTGCTGCTGACTGGCGGGAATCTTCATAACAGTGCTGGCCGCATCCGTGCCCTGGGTGGCGATCTCAGCCAGATCCTGCTCACAGGTGCCCTGGACAACCAGAGCGGCTCCATCGGCATCACCAGCCAAGCCGTCACCCTCAAGGCCGGGGCGCTGAACAACCTCGCCGGCAGCCTCGAACACGCCGGGACAGGCCTGCTCGATATTGACCTCACCAGCCTGACCGGCAACCAAGGCAGCATCACGAGTCTGGGCAGCGGGGATGTGGACATTGGCTCGATCGACGGCACCGGGCGCCTGCAACTCAACGGCGCACTGGATCTGACCGTAGGCGGCGACGTCAACCTGCTGGCCGGTGACCGCATTGCCAGCGCCGGCGGCCTGAGCCTGAGCGCAGCCACCCTGAACAACAGCGGTGAAGTGCTCAGTGACGGCGATCTGGGCCTGGTGCTCAGTGGTGACCTGAACAACAACGGCCTGCTGTCGGCAGCCAAGGCCGTCAGCATCTCGGCGGGCAACCTGACTCAAAATAACGGACGCATCGCCAGCGGCGGCAATACCACGCTCGCCCTGCGCGGCAACCTGGACAATCTGGGGCGACTGATCGCCAATCAGAACCTCAATATCCACGCCACCCAAGTCACCAACCGCGGCACCCTCGGTGCCATGGGCCAGCTGGATATCTTCGCGGGCAACGGCATCAGCACCTCGGCCAATACCCTGGTCTACAGCGGGGGCGACATGAATCTGCGCGGCGCCACCCTGAGCAACCACTACGGTGACATCTACAGCAAGGGCAACCTGAGCTTTGCCGGCCTTAACGACACTCAGGCACAAAGCCTGAGCAACCGCTCGGCGAACATCGAAAGCGAGGGCGACATGAACCTCAATGTCGCCAGCCTGGAAAACACCAAGGATGAGTTCGAAATCGGCGAATCCCTGGTCAGCCGCCGCATCGACATCAACTGCACCGACTGCTCCGGCAAGCACCACACCGCGACCTTTATCGTCAACAGCACCTACCTGGGTAAAATCATCAAGGATTCTCCGGGTGCACGCCTGATTGCCGGGCGTGACCTGCTGATCAATGCCGGCACCGTGGAAAACAAGCAAAGCCTGATCGCCGCCAACCGCGATGCGTTCGTCAACGCCACTAACTTCTACAACCGCGGCGCGACCCTCGACCAACGCGTTGAAAGCACCACTTACTTCCTGCACGGTGTGAAGCAGGGCGACTTCCGTTGGGCAGAATCCAATGCCAATGCCTGGAACGCGGCCAACGCCGGCAGCGCTCCGGATCAGCAGCAACCGATTCCGACAGCAATCACCCAATATCCGCTCATCGGCCAGAGCAGCGTTGTACAGAACGGCACCCAAACCGGTTCCGCCTCAACCTTGCAGTCGGGTCGTCAGTTGAACCTCATCGTCACCGGTAATCTTGAAAACGGCACGTTGACTCAACAGGCCCAAGCTCAGTTGACCGGCCAGAGCCTGACCAATACCGTTGGCCTGGTCGGTGGCCAGACCATCACCGTCAATGCCTTGGGCAGCGGTGGCAGCACCCAGGTGGCGGCGGATGTACGTCGCGTCGAACGTGTCACGGCCGATGGCAGCACCCAAGTGAGCTTTGCACCCGTGGACTTTGCCGGCGTGCCTTTTGTCGCCGTCGATCCCACCGCACTCGGCACTTATCGCCTGCCGGAAGGTGACTACGGCCTGTTCGTGCGCAGCCAGAACCCCGACAGCCGCTACCTGATCGAGACCAACCCGAACCTGACCAACCTCTCGCGATTCCTGAGTTCCGACTACATGTTGGGCCAGTTGGGCTACAACGACGACCGGAGCTGGCGTCGCCTGGGTGACGGCCTGTACGAAACCCGCCTGATTCGCGAAGCGGTGCTGGCCCAGACCGGCCAGCGCTTCCTTGCCGCCAGCCTGACCAGTGACTACGACCAATATCAGTACCTGATGGACAATGCCATCACCTCCAAAGACTCGTTGCAACTGAGCGTCGGCGTGGCGCTGACCTCACAGCAAGTGGCTGCGTTGACCCATGACATCGTCTGGATGGAAACCCGCCGGGTACAGGACCAGGACGTTCTGGTGCCGGTGCTCTATCTGGCCCAGGCCGAGTCGCGCAACCTGCGCGGCGGCAGCCTGGTGCAAGCCCGGGATATCAACCTGATGGCCGGCAACGACCTGACCAACGTCGGCACCCTGCGAGCCAGCAACAACCTGACGGCCGAAGCGGGGAACAGTCTCTACCAGGGTGGCCTGGCGCAAGCCAGCGAGCGGGTAAGCCTGATGGCCCAGAACAGCATCCGCAACGCACTGGGTGGCGAAGTACGCGGCCATCAGGTCGACCTTAACGCTGTCAAAGGCGATATCGTCAACGAGCGCGCCGCCATGGAAGTACTTTATGGCTCCGGCTCGCGGACCAACCTGGACCAGGGCAGCCTGATCAGTGCCCGTCAGCAATTGAATGTCAGTGCCGGACGCGACCTGACCAACAAAGGCCAGATCCACAGCGACGGCAATGCCAGTCTCAGCGCCGGTCGCGACGTGGACATGCTCGCGGTACAAGATCACACCTTTACCCAACACGCGATCCGTCGTGGCCTGGTGACCAATGACACAGTGAAGACCCTGGGCTCGAGCGTCACCACGGGCGGCGACCTGAAAGTGAACGCCGGTCGCGACATGGCTATCGTGGCGAGTCAGGTCAAGGCCGGTCATGACCTGGCCCTCAACGCCGGCAATGACATGGCCATTGTCTCAGGCCAGGATGAGCAGTCCTCGACCTTCATCCAGAAGAAAAAAGGCTCCTGGGGCAAAAGCAAAACCACCCAGAGCGCGGACTCGGCGACCACCAACGTGGCTTCGCAGATCGAAGCCGGGCATGACCTGACCGTCAACATCACCCAGGACAAGGACGGCCGCATCGGCCTCAATGGCGGCCGCGACGTGACCGTCGTCGGCAGCCAGCTCAAGGCCGGTAACGACTTGCTGGTCGGCGGTGCCGGCGACGTGAACCTGATGTCGGCGCAAGAGCAGACCGACAGCAGCTACAGCGTGAAGAAAAAGGGCAGTTTCGGCCTGAGTAAAAGCGGTAGCAGTAGCAGCTCCAGCAGCATCACCCAGGTGGGCAGCGAGCTGAGCGCCGGTAACGATGCAGTGGTGGTCGCGGGCGGTAACGTCAACGTGTCCGCCAGCCGTATCGACGCCAAGCGCGATGCCGAGTTGCGCGCCGGGATGATCGACAAGAACGGCGACGTCAACCTGATGGACGCGGCCAACGAGTCCACCAGCCACAGCGAGAAATACAAAAGCAAAGTCGGCTTCAGTACCTCCGGCAACTTCATCTCCATCGCCTCGGCGAAAAAGTCCGGGCAGGAAAACCTCCAGACCCAAAGCGTCGGCAGCCAGGTCACTGGCGGGCGCGATGTCACCGTGCAAAGTATCCGCGATGTGAACATGATCGGCAGCAGCGCCGAGGCCGGACGTAATCTGCAAGTGGGCGCCGGACGCGACGTCAACGTGTTGGCCGGTGCCAACAGCCAGGACCAGAGCAACTGGAAATCCCAGAAGCAGAGCGGCCTGTCCCTGGAAAGCGACCGCAACGGTTTCACCGCGTTTGCCGGGCGCGAAGCGACCAAGACAAAGTCCCGCGACGCACAGCAGACTACCGCCGGCAGCCAATTGGTGGCCGGGCAGGACGTCACTGTCAAGGCTGGACGCGACCTGACCCTCGAAGGTGCGGGGCTGGACGCCGGACGCGATATCAGCCTGCAAGCCTCCCGCGACATCAATGTCGATGCCGTCGATGAAACCTTCATCCAGGAGCGCAGCAAGACCCGCGACCGCAACGGCCTGACCGTCAACATCAGCCACAACTATGGCAACACCATGGATGCCATCAACGGCACCGGCAAGGGTGAAGACAACGTCAGCAAGGCC
This genomic window contains:
- a CDS encoding DUF6515 family protein, with product MKSRIWRLAGVGLLWASVSAQGMADDQQNRGGPDGGRGQDGRGGNGQGYSGQPRPQSNEIIRGDNSRQFEVKPQPQYQGGQRPDRGPQDPNGHGRGPQQPGNNLPIQGRPDSVTQTREPQPGYYRDIPRRSDGYPNAGPRPGRDNRPEQHWPGRPDGHGNGWGPGPQYRPGYVIDRFPDRNYRVPYRGHDYFYSGGYWYRPQGPRYVVVAPPRGIRTRYLPDYAREVWIGSSLFFLAAGAYYIYEANTQDYVVVEPPVANPQPQPQGNSYDVVAYPANGQSPEQVNQDGYDCYRWAVQQSGFDPRSYTYPPAPEVVQTYRQAQGSCLSSRGYQVTY
- a CDS encoding hemagglutinin repeat-containing protein gives rise to the protein MDVRTPLSQCIALSLASIVLLNPIVAAAAGLAVDAAAGGKTTIGAAGNGVPVININGTNGSGLSHNKFVDYNVGKNGVILNNATGKTQNTQLGGIIVGNSNLKGQAAQVILNEITSGNRSQMAGYTEVAGQAARVIVANPNGITCSGCGFINTPRATLTTGKPVMEGQRLDRFQVDGGDISIEGAGLDASDVDQFDLITRSAKLNANIYAKNLNVVTGRNDVNANTLSATARTDDGSEKPELAIDSSALGGMYAGAIRLVGTEQGVGVRLAGDMAATVGDIQIDAGGKVSMANASANQAIAVSGQSLDLQGKVYAGTQVKVNARGDVTVGKSVAARDKVSITSAGKVTNSGIVEAGVNPNNTRNQSGDVVVTAQKLSNTGNVIASRTLEVGARELIDNQNGIIQGTNVSLTSARLVNQGTTARVLGTSALSLVTPAIVNLGGLIRFGDGQSTTLNLDSLDNTDGHLELAGGSLELNAKQLTNLRGSVIADQLQVTAQRLDNQRGLIASSVGQSIIQISDQLDNTDGVLQAQSLLDISADQVLNQGGKLVADHLKLTAERLNNSANGLISAELGNNELTVTQDLNNQGGRIQATSALTLKTGSTDNTGGVLVAQQLSLVSQGALNNQQGKISADHLTVSAQDVDNTEGLLQGTGVATLTARDLNNLKGNVNGGQLTADLGSLSQNAQGVLSAETGKLTMVVARQLNNSAGHLQSKAGNLDITAADLNNQQGVVVGKQLLLTQSGLLDNRGGRVVGDQLTLVAGRIDNSTNGLLLAGTGGALLTLKDQGLTPGQLLNTQGRVQSDGHLQVDGSEIENHGGVLLGSSVGVNTTRLDNSAQGSMIATGGAIGLAVSGVLNNALGLIDGGDASVLVTQATRIDNQGGTLTGKRLDIQGTVVDNRKGQLLSGVDGLKITATSVDNSAGLILAQAGHADLQLNQGALDNQGGALQGSSVEVVAASANNNALEGKAGLINAQAGDLKLLIDNLTNQAGRLYAQGLLSSQGQTLDNRAGGEISARTLSLNALNTYNQTGLIESGGNLLLTGGNLHNSAGRIRALGGDLSQILLTGALDNQSGSIGITSQAVTLKAGALNNLAGSLEHAGTGLLDIDLTSLTGNQGSITSLGSGDVDIGSIDGTGRLQLNGALDLTVGGDVNLLAGDRIASAGGLSLSAATLNNSGEVLSDGDLGLVLSGDLNNNGLLSAAKAVSISAGNLTQNNGRIASGGNTTLALRGNLDNLGRLIANQNLNIHATQVTNRGTLGAMGQLDIFAGNGISTSANTLVYSGGDMNLRGATLSNHYGDIYSKGNLSFAGLNDTQAQSLSNRSANIESEGDMNLNVASLENTKDEFEIGESLVSRRIDINCTDCSGKHHTATFIVNSTYLGKIIKDSPGARLIAGRDLLINAGTVENKQSLIAANRDAFVNATNFYNRGATLDQRVESTTYFLHGVKQGDFRWAESNANAWNAANAGSAPDQQQPIPTAITQYPLIGQSSVVQNGTQTGSASTLQSGRQLNLIVTGNLENGTLTQQAQAQLTGQSLTNTVGLVGGQTITVNALGSGGSTQVAADVRRVERVTADGSTQVSFAPVDFAGVPFVAVDPTALGTYRLPEGDYGLFVRSQNPDSRYLIETNPNLTNLSRFLSSDYMLGQLGYNDDRSWRRLGDGLYETRLIREAVLAQTGQRFLAASLTSDYDQYQYLMDNAITSKDSLQLSVGVALTSQQVAALTHDIVWMETRRVQDQDVLVPVLYLAQAESRNLRGGSLVQARDINLMAGNDLTNVGTLRASNNLTAEAGNSLYQGGLAQASERVSLMAQNSIRNALGGEVRGHQVDLNAVKGDIVNERAAMEVLYGSGSRTNLDQGSLISARQQLNVSAGRDLTNKGQIHSDGNASLSAGRDVDMLAVQDHTFTQHAIRRGLVTNDTVKTLGSSVTTGGDLKVNAGRDMAIVASQVKAGHDLALNAGNDMAIVSGQDEQSSTFIQKKKGSWGKSKTTQSADSATTNVASQIEAGHDLTVNITQDKDGRIGLNGGRDVTVVGSQLKAGNDLLVGGAGDVNLMSAQEQTDSSYSVKKKGSFGLSKSGSSSSSSSITQVGSELSAGNDAVVVAGGNVNVSASRIDAKRDAELRAGMIDKNGDVNLMDAANESTSHSEKYKSKVGFSTSGNFISIASAKKSGQENLQTQSVGSQVTGGRDVTVQSIRDVNMIGSSAEAGRNLQVGAGRDVNVLAGANSQDQSNWKSQKQSGLSLESDRNGFTAFAGREATKTKSRDAQQTTAGSQLVAGQDVTVKAGRDLTLEGAGLDAGRDISLQASRDINVDAVDETFIQERSKTRDRNGLTVNISHNYGNTMDAINGTGKGEDNVSKASSVLSTVDAINSFTSGPTSATHFGSASQGTSSRSQIRENVPSTLSAGRDINAVAGNDLNVRGSQFEAGRDITLVGKNVNLDVARGTIDQESQTTRSQGGINGQSGGGSARAGIGGSNGVASEELTQGTNTPSVLLSGRDTNIEASENLTMIGTQVIAGKDIDLRAGKDLTIRAAQNDSDSESTRRSGGGEVGIALGGKDFIAVYASVDMGKGKLERETEKQQTAYLYAGNQLRFNSGNDTTIAGANLRADEVVGRVGGDLLVSSVPDTGKVSGKQLDASVTVSIGLAGGGGVSGSLGVGKTTGKTNWVEQQTSITGKNGVDIRTEKHTQIDGALIAADNGKLKLDTNTLGFRDINGVDKEHSYYVNVGGAFGWGADAGNGAQATGGKDVAFTSDKSLSGAPKEGFNGWSVSGYDYRKEREQDVRATVGAGNIIVRNDAVTGQDSTGGLNRDPSKAYDITRDKEKRTDLYISESSLNSVGSPMQTLDRWKKGLQDYGKNSSDIFKKYGELTGATEKALEENPGLAPLAWIPGVMQAAMDKTSYGTLGLMPGVISHGGVATQLPVLLSGDMSFYRTTVVYQKDTSGKVIMDPETGKPLLDLKATQFDMIVRPDAPGVVAINGIQNSLQAAAVNGSMQGGQDSFMQGYNPEHGFLGDLVESLWDVALGSVKRSGNAQQVSEFYQAGVDQGFKLDLVGHSQGALITYRGLDGVSFGNSAGGIQLSGAPVYAQHFFDAAQEAGFNTDSNNAVFQVNRPDSQVFFGMLPMTDTVSDLLGHNALNSSDPISRYLGALFTGPGLMGKDSPHSNYLCQVKSMCQTGTNQVQQDFKNGTTTNKDGTTKKTYIVPTFIDKSGNAFGASL
- a CDS encoding ShlB/FhaC/HecB family hemolysin secretion/activation protein, with amino-acid sequence MTRFGTTHILASCALFTSLAHAAPLQTPGDRDLIRDRQQQLLQEQQKRLDELQQLPGKTLPAPEPAKPDDSRCFDIKTIELEGAPHLDAGTREQLLRPYQNQCLSVVQINTLLKAVTHHYLERGFVTTRAYLPQQDLSGGVLKIVVVEGRLEGFDSSALASPRELTMTFPGETGELLNLRELEQLVDQLSRLPSRQAQLELTPGEQVGGSRIGFKGEREKPWRVSAMRSNDGDRSTGQQQMGLGLDWDSPLGLADQLSLRTNQDAVSDHWRHSDNQSLYYSVPYGWWTFNYAYSQSFYRARNDAQGFTFGYDGTSKNHALRAERVLHRDNISKTGISFGLSQLRTRNYIDENFIDTSSVTITETQLNVNHGRRIGSAFINLDAGWQQGIGALDAQRDSPHSGPQSRYNKYSLTLSYLQPFRLWGESFSFDSLATGQRSEDELYSPQRISLGGVSSVRGLQDQTLTGDSGGYWRNQLRWRRAVTWEPLLPLLQEYGVAFAYDVGVIEGRSSNPDERGRVSGNALEFNARGKNLATSVSFARSLERPGIIEKRERPVYFRVDLFF